The Aureispira anguillae genome contains a region encoding:
- a CDS encoding putative signal transducing protein: protein MSLIIVQHFYDLAELALAKRKLEEAGIKTVSRDELTMQVTTIEARAIGGAKLLVNKQDYVRASQLLIEAGFMDANNNPKDFWIVDFLDGIAKQFPLVRQFPKELRVVFLSFFIIAIPFMLVLLLYI, encoded by the coding sequence ATGAGCCTAATTATTGTCCAACATTTTTATGATTTAGCAGAATTAGCTTTAGCAAAGAGAAAACTCGAAGAAGCAGGCATTAAAACGGTTAGTAGAGATGAACTCACTATGCAAGTGACCACAATTGAAGCGAGAGCAATAGGTGGAGCTAAATTATTAGTTAACAAACAAGATTATGTTAGGGCTTCTCAACTCCTTATTGAAGCAGGTTTTATGGATGCCAACAATAACCCCAAAGATTTTTGGATTGTAGATTTCTTAGATGGTATTGCCAAACAATTTCCTTTAGTTCGCCAATTTCCCAAAGAACTGCGTGTTGTCTTTCTTAGCTTTTTTATTATTGCTATTCCCTTTATGCTCGTCTTATTGCTATATATCTAG
- a CDS encoding sterol desaturase family protein — MNLMLFAIPIFFLLIGIEFLISRFHQQELYRFNDAISNISCGISQQVLSVFIKSLTLGLYAYFYHLSPLRIPTTWWSYLILFLAIDGLYYWFHRYSHEINIFWGAHVVHHQSEDYNLSVALRQSAFQSLISGVFYLPLAFLGFDPISFLLINTLQTLYQFWIHTETIDKLPQWFEYVFNTPSHHRVHHGQNPEYIDKNHGGTLIIFDRIFGTFQAEKATVVYGVTKPLSTWNPIWANLDYYKDLGSTFIHTSKWSDKLRLLFEKPGWRPVEAGGPLLPPPIQRSEQIKYHTIIPNGLSVYIAIHYLLLLLGTTFFLATLSKEQNIFSLPILTTIAFILWSVASFGLSADKRRLGFWLELSRLLLFPIFLHLLYINNNFIYFKGIILLIHLISMVYFRRFKNILNH; from the coding sequence ATGAACCTTATGCTCTTTGCCATTCCTATTTTTTTCCTATTAATTGGCATTGAATTCTTAATTTCAAGATTCCATCAACAAGAACTATATCGTTTTAACGATGCCATTAGTAATATTAGTTGTGGCATCAGCCAACAAGTACTCAGTGTTTTTATTAAGTCTCTCACCTTGGGGCTTTATGCCTATTTTTATCATCTAAGCCCCCTAAGAATTCCGACTACTTGGTGGTCCTACCTAATTCTATTTTTAGCAATTGATGGTTTATATTATTGGTTTCATCGCTACTCACATGAGATTAATATTTTTTGGGGTGCTCATGTTGTCCATCATCAAAGTGAAGATTACAACCTTTCTGTAGCCCTGCGCCAGTCGGCTTTTCAATCCCTGATTTCAGGCGTTTTCTATTTGCCCTTAGCATTCCTTGGATTTGACCCCATTTCATTTTTACTCATTAATACCCTACAAACCTTGTATCAGTTTTGGATTCACACCGAAACTATTGATAAGCTGCCCCAGTGGTTTGAGTATGTATTTAATACCCCATCACACCATCGAGTACATCATGGGCAAAACCCCGAATATATTGATAAAAATCACGGCGGAACCTTGATTATTTTTGATCGTATTTTTGGCACTTTTCAGGCAGAAAAAGCAACCGTTGTTTATGGAGTAACCAAACCTCTATCTACTTGGAATCCAATTTGGGCAAACTTGGACTATTATAAAGATTTAGGATCAACATTTATCCACACATCAAAGTGGAGTGATAAATTAAGGTTGCTTTTCGAAAAACCAGGTTGGCGACCTGTAGAAGCAGGAGGTCCTCTTTTGCCTCCCCCAATACAACGATCAGAACAAATCAAATATCATACAATCATTCCCAATGGGCTTAGTGTTTATATTGCCATACATTATCTTTTGCTGTTATTGGGAACTACATTTTTTCTGGCAACGTTATCTAAAGAGCAGAACATCTTTTCACTACCCATCCTAACTACTATTGCATTTATTTTGTGGTCTGTCGCTAGTTTTGGGCTTTCTGCGGATAAACGTAGACTTGGCTTTTGGTTAGAATTAAGTAGATTGCTTCTTTTTCCTATTTTTTTACATTTATTATATATAAATAATAATTTCATTTATTTTAAAGGAATAATTCTATTGATCCATCTAATTTCAATGGTCTATTTTAGACGATTTAAAAACATTTTAAACCATTAA
- a CDS encoding acyl-CoA dehydrogenase family protein, whose amino-acid sequence MTPDTSEDLQMIRESARNFAEKHIRPHIMEWDEAQHFPKDLFHKMGEHGFMGVLVPEEYQGSNLGYQEYITIIEEITKVCSSIGLSLAAHNSLGTNHILMFGNDEQKKKYLPKLATGEHVAFWGLTEANTGSDAGRMQCVAKKDGDYYVINGTKNWITHGRSGDVGVVIVRTGEPLDSHGMSAFIIERGMEGFSGGKKENKLGMRASETAELIFDNCRVHKSQLLGKEGEGFIQSMKILDGGRISIGALSLGIAKGSYDAALKYSKEREQFGKPISSFQAISFKLADMATEIEASELLIRKAGYLKDNHLPVTKISAMAKYYASETCVRAATEAVQIHGGYGFTKDFPVEKFFRDCKLCTIGEGTSEIQKLVISRKILKD is encoded by the coding sequence CGTAATTTTGCAGAAAAGCACATCCGTCCACATATCATGGAGTGGGATGAAGCACAACATTTTCCAAAAGACTTATTCCACAAAATGGGAGAGCATGGCTTTATGGGTGTTTTAGTTCCTGAAGAATATCAAGGTTCTAATTTGGGGTATCAAGAATATATCACAATTATTGAAGAAATTACCAAAGTTTGTAGTTCAATTGGTTTGTCTCTAGCGGCACACAACTCTCTAGGTACGAATCATATTTTGATGTTTGGTAATGACGAGCAAAAGAAAAAATACTTGCCCAAATTGGCTACTGGCGAACATGTTGCTTTTTGGGGATTAACAGAAGCTAATACTGGTTCTGATGCTGGTAGAATGCAATGTGTTGCCAAAAAAGATGGTGATTATTATGTCATCAATGGTACTAAAAACTGGATTACGCACGGTCGCTCTGGCGATGTTGGAGTAGTGATTGTTCGTACGGGTGAGCCTTTAGACAGCCACGGTATGAGTGCCTTTATCATTGAGCGTGGAATGGAAGGATTTTCTGGTGGCAAAAAGGAAAATAAACTAGGAATGCGTGCTTCTGAAACCGCAGAGCTTATTTTTGACAATTGCCGTGTACACAAAAGCCAATTGCTAGGAAAAGAAGGGGAAGGTTTTATCCAATCGATGAAAATCTTAGATGGTGGTCGTATTTCTATTGGTGCTTTATCATTGGGTATTGCCAAAGGTTCTTACGATGCTGCCTTAAAATACTCTAAAGAAAGAGAGCAATTTGGTAAACCAATTTCTAGTTTCCAAGCTATTTCGTTCAAATTGGCGGATATGGCAACAGAAATTGAAGCATCTGAATTGTTGATTCGCAAAGCAGGGTATCTAAAAGACAATCACTTGCCTGTTACCAAAATTTCGGCAATGGCTAAATACTACGCCTCTGAAACTTGTGTAAGAGCGGCAACTGAGGCGGTGCAAATTCACGGTGGTTATGGTTTCACAAAGGATTTTCCTGTAGAGAAATTTTTCCGTGATTGTAAATTGTGTACCATTGGAGAAGGAACTTCTGAAATTCAAAAACTAGTTATCTCTAGAAAAATTCTAAAAGACTAA